The proteins below are encoded in one region of Metabacillus dongyingensis:
- the rpmG gene encoding 50S ribosomal protein L33, which produces MRVNVTLQCTETGDRNYITKKNKRNNPDRLELKKYSPRLKKVTLHRETK; this is translated from the coding sequence ATGAGAGTAAACGTAACCCTGCAATGCACTGAGACTGGTGACCGCAATTATATAACAAAAAAGAACAAACGAAACAATCCAGACCGCCTGGAATTGAAAAAATATTCACCCAGACTTAAAAAAGTAACCCTGCACCGCGAAACAAAATAA